Sequence from the Methanocella sp. genome:
TGTCTGATTGGACATATGTTTTACGATTGCTAAAGGAGATGCCAGATGAGACAAGGGCTTGTACCAAAAAAAGTGTTCTTTACGAGCGGCTCAGGGACGCACAAAGAAATGCTGGAATCGTTCGAGATGGCGCTGAGAGACGCCGGCATTGAGAAGTTCAACCTTGTCACCGTAAGCTCGATCCTGCCCCCGAAATGCGAGATCATCGAGCGCAGCGAGGGGTTAAAATCGCTGGTTCCGGGCGAGATCGTCTTTACCGTGATGTCACGGAACTCGTCCAACGAGCCGAGCCGCCGCATCGCCGCTGCGATCGGCTGTGCCAAGCCCACGGACCGCCAGGCCGACTTTGGCTATCTATCCGAGCACCACTCCTATGGTGAAACCGAGAAATGCGCCGGCATGTATGCGGAAAAGCTGGCGGAAAACATGTATTATACCTGGAAAAACGAGCACCCCGAGTCGACCATGAATATTTCGAAGACTGCCGAAGTGGACGACGAGGGGAATTGGACAACAGTTATATCTGCTGCCGTGTTTATACTATAATGGAGATGCCAAAATGCGCTGTCCCGGATGTGGAGAAGAAATCTTCGACGACGAGCTGATCATGGGCAAATGCCCGCTCTGCGGCGCCCGGATCAAGGAGCACAAGGAAGCCCCGTCTGGCGGCTCGCCCGACGCGGACTCGTTCATTACCTGCGTGCCGGACTACGATGAGATGCCCTTCGACATGGACCCGGCGATGATGGACCGCATGTACGACTTCTTTGGCGACATCTTCAGCGATGTCGAAAGAATGCTCCTGATAAGCTGCATCGCCTATGATATTTCCCAGAATACCGGCCTGGAGCTAAAGCAGGCCCGCCGGGTGGCCCGGGATGTCGTGGACCGGGAGCAGGCCGAGTTCGAGTTCGAGGTCAAGCCCGAGTGGTACGACGAGTTTAAAATAAAAAAGTGCGCGAAGTGCGGCCGCTACCATTTAATGGTGGGCA
This genomic interval carries:
- a CDS encoding pyruvoyl-dependent arginine decarboxylase — protein: MRQGLVPKKVFFTSGSGTHKEMLESFEMALRDAGIEKFNLVTVSSILPPKCEIIERSEGLKSLVPGEIVFTVMSRNSSNEPSRRIAAAIGCAKPTDRQADFGYLSEHHSYGETEKCAGMYAEKLAENMYYTWKNEHPESTMNISKTAEVDDEGNWTTVISAAVFIL